A section of the Acidobacterium capsulatum ATCC 51196 genome encodes:
- a CDS encoding metallophosphoesterase produces MLHTHVIAPHLTRHKAVGKPRRAVGDPVATLKEYTRFIPIPNPAPNQLAASLDIFDPAAAKAAREAGKLVFHCVGDIGGIYGTATEESIATAMEEQIKAAAPEDVPRFHYVLGDVIYFNGQQTLYKQEFYEPYQYYPALIFAIPGNHDGDTQVRRGDAPDGEPSLYGFFNNFCAAQPEHVTPYRMSMTQPYCYWTLQAPFVTMVGLYSNVEGSLDARGRNDQQAYLEAQMAAAPRDAKLVVTVHHPPYSLDSAHGGTPDILLALDRAIQSTGRLPDAVLSGHVHNYQRFTRTLKGKQIPYIVSGAGGYANTARSLHKLQKELTDVQLPYQTTHADVQLESFQEEEPGFLRITVDEKDLTFDYFTVSFEDDTVALFDSVTV; encoded by the coding sequence ATGTTGCACACGCATGTCATCGCCCCTCATCTCACCCGCCACAAGGCCGTGGGCAAGCCACGCCGCGCCGTCGGCGATCCGGTCGCCACGCTGAAGGAATACACGCGCTTCATTCCGATTCCCAACCCGGCGCCGAACCAGTTGGCGGCGTCGCTCGATATTTTTGATCCGGCGGCGGCCAAGGCGGCGCGCGAGGCCGGCAAGCTGGTCTTTCACTGCGTCGGCGATATCGGCGGCATCTATGGCACGGCGACCGAAGAGTCGATTGCGACGGCGATGGAGGAGCAGATCAAGGCGGCCGCGCCGGAGGATGTGCCGCGCTTTCACTATGTGCTGGGCGACGTGATCTATTTCAACGGCCAGCAAACGCTCTACAAGCAGGAGTTTTATGAGCCGTACCAGTACTATCCGGCGCTGATTTTTGCGATTCCCGGCAACCATGACGGGGACACGCAGGTGCGGCGGGGCGATGCGCCCGATGGGGAGCCGTCGCTGTATGGGTTCTTCAACAACTTCTGCGCCGCGCAGCCGGAGCATGTGACGCCCTACCGGATGTCGATGACGCAGCCGTATTGCTACTGGACCCTGCAGGCTCCCTTCGTGACGATGGTGGGGCTGTACTCGAATGTGGAAGGCAGCCTGGATGCGCGCGGCAGAAACGACCAGCAGGCCTATCTGGAAGCGCAGATGGCGGCCGCGCCCAGGGACGCGAAGCTGGTGGTGACGGTGCATCACCCGCCGTATTCGCTCGACAGCGCGCATGGCGGCACGCCGGACATTCTGCTGGCGCTGGACCGTGCGATTCAGTCTACTGGGCGGTTGCCGGATGCAGTGCTGTCAGGGCATGTGCATAATTATCAGCGGTTTACGCGCACGCTCAAGGGCAAGCAGATTCCTTACATCGTGTCCGGGGCCGGCGGGTATGCCAACACGGCGCGCAGCCTGCACAAGCTGCAGAAGGAGCTGACGGATGTGCAGCTTCCGTACCAGACCACGCATGCGGATGTGCAACTGGAGAGCTTTCAGGAAGAGGAGCCGGGTTTTCTGCGCATCACCGTGGATGAGAAGGATCTGACGTTTGACTACTTCACGGTGTCGTTTGAGGACGATACCGTCGCGCTGTTTGACAGCGTGACTGTGTAG
- a CDS encoding pyridoxal-phosphate-dependent aminotransferase family protein has product MLRKTRLFTPGPTPLLPAAQFAMAAADIHHRTPEFRALYQRVLEQLKAFVGTQNDVLLMACSGTGAMEASVSNLTSPGDRVLVLSAGKFGERWVALTKAYGCNPDVIKVPYGSTFSLDEVRAALKPDTRAIFMQATETSTAVRNDVEGVAKLIKETGSEALLVVDGITGLGTTHFDIDAWGVDVIIGGSQKAVMIPPGLAYLSVSERAWAAMEHSKNPRYYFDLRRERKSAKAGESAYTPSVALIAGLGAALDYIASQAGGDLAAGRENLVNNAETIAAMMRAAVQALGLKLFAPDSPAAAVTAVLPPEGVDSGVVVKELKGRFAAVITNGQGEMKGQIFRIAHLGFFDYMDTIALIGALEHVAMHTLKLPGFTYGKALTAAQQVFADRVLTAGK; this is encoded by the coding sequence ATGCTCAGGAAGACCCGGCTCTTCACTCCTGGCCCGACCCCACTGCTCCCCGCTGCGCAGTTCGCGATGGCCGCCGCTGACATCCACCACCGTACTCCGGAATTTCGCGCCCTGTACCAGCGCGTCCTCGAACAGCTCAAAGCCTTTGTCGGCACCCAGAACGATGTGCTCCTGATGGCCTGCTCCGGCACCGGCGCCATGGAGGCTTCGGTCTCCAATCTCACCTCGCCCGGCGACCGCGTCCTCGTGCTCTCCGCCGGTAAGTTCGGCGAGCGCTGGGTGGCCCTCACCAAGGCTTACGGCTGCAACCCCGACGTCATCAAGGTTCCCTACGGTTCCACCTTCTCGCTCGATGAAGTCCGCGCCGCGCTCAAGCCCGACACTCGCGCCATCTTCATGCAGGCCACTGAAACCTCGACCGCCGTGCGCAATGACGTCGAGGGAGTCGCCAAGCTCATCAAGGAAACCGGAAGCGAAGCCCTCCTCGTCGTCGATGGCATCACCGGTCTCGGCACCACGCACTTTGACATCGATGCCTGGGGCGTCGACGTCATCATCGGCGGCTCGCAGAAGGCCGTCATGATTCCTCCGGGCCTCGCCTATCTCTCGGTCAGCGAGCGCGCCTGGGCCGCGATGGAGCACTCCAAAAACCCGCGCTACTACTTTGACCTGCGCCGCGAACGCAAGAGCGCCAAGGCCGGCGAGTCCGCCTACACGCCTTCGGTCGCGCTCATCGCCGGTCTCGGAGCCGCGCTCGACTACATCGCCTCGCAAGCCGGGGGCGATCTGGCCGCGGGCCGCGAAAACCTTGTGAACAACGCCGAGACCATTGCCGCCATGATGCGCGCCGCTGTCCAGGCGCTGGGCCTCAAGCTCTTCGCGCCTGACTCGCCGGCAGCCGCCGTCACCGCCGTGCTCCCGCCTGAGGGCGTGGATTCCGGCGTCGTCGTCAAAGAGCTCAAGGGCCGCTTTGCCGCCGTCATCACCAATGGCCAGGGCGAGATGAAGGGACAAATCTTCCGCATCGCGCACCTCGGCTTCTTCGACTACATGGACACGATTGCCCTCATCGGCGCGCTCGAGCATGTTGCCATGCACACGCTCAAGCTCCCCGGCTTCACCTACGGCAAGGCCCTTACGGCCGCGCAGCAGGTTTTTGCCGATCGCGTCCTCACTGCGGGCAAGTAA
- a CDS encoding RNA polymerase sigma factor, whose amino-acid sequence MSDALSILSREPVLASPRHRASSSDASASETDLIRAAQAGSRTAFDALVRQHDQAVLRLALHLTGSEQDAQDIHQEAFLKAYRSLGNFRFECSFYTWIYRIVTNLCLDLMRRRKSRREEQAVMIDATGGEMDMLVNVSDDRASANPDRELERKVLSRQIRAALEKLTPRERMVFELKHFQGLRLRTIGEMLNTTEETAKNTLFRATKKLRANLAGAR is encoded by the coding sequence ATGTCAGATGCTCTTAGCATTCTTTCCCGGGAGCCTGTTCTTGCTTCGCCAAGGCACAGGGCCAGCTCCTCGGATGCTTCTGCTTCGGAAACCGATCTGATTCGCGCGGCGCAGGCCGGATCGCGGACGGCGTTTGATGCCCTGGTGCGGCAGCACGACCAGGCAGTGTTGCGGCTGGCGCTGCACCTGACCGGATCGGAGCAGGACGCCCAGGACATTCACCAGGAAGCCTTCCTGAAGGCGTACCGTTCGCTTGGGAACTTCCGGTTTGAGTGCTCTTTTTACACCTGGATCTACCGGATTGTGACCAACCTGTGCCTGGACCTGATGCGGCGGCGCAAGTCGCGGCGGGAGGAACAGGCGGTGATGATTGACGCGACCGGCGGCGAGATGGACATGCTGGTGAACGTCTCGGATGACCGGGCAAGCGCAAATCCTGACCGGGAGCTGGAGCGGAAGGTGCTCAGCCGCCAGATTCGGGCGGCGCTTGAGAAGCTGACCCCACGCGAACGCATGGTATTTGAGCTGAAGCATTTCCAGGGGCTGCGGCTTCGTACGATTGGCGAGATGCTGAATACGACCGAAGAGACGGCCAAGAACACGCTCTTTCGGGCGACGAAGAAATTGCGCGCAAACCTGGCTGGCGCTCGCTGA
- a CDS encoding nuclear transport factor 2 family protein, with the protein MKFQGKCAAALLGAAMVLCAQTPVLQAQEQAAAGLVAGQPKPEAIKTFQSLEDSWSTALVRADQYGMELLLSPYFEDISAAGDVQTRDEFLAFRFQKNASRPFSMEQKVASVRIFGDVAIVSGTYQIKIAVNGDPRQENGIFTHIYVQTHGRWLCVNSQRTNVIDEPLNPAKKRHRKR; encoded by the coding sequence ATGAAATTTCAAGGCAAGTGTGCCGCTGCGCTGCTGGGCGCGGCGATGGTTTTGTGCGCTCAGACGCCGGTGTTGCAGGCGCAGGAGCAGGCGGCGGCCGGTCTTGTAGCCGGGCAGCCGAAGCCGGAAGCGATCAAGACCTTTCAGTCGCTCGAAGACAGCTGGAGCACGGCGCTGGTAAGAGCCGACCAATACGGGATGGAGCTGCTGCTGTCGCCCTACTTTGAAGACATCAGCGCGGCAGGGGACGTGCAGACGCGGGACGAGTTTCTGGCGTTCCGGTTTCAGAAGAATGCGAGCCGCCCCTTCAGCATGGAGCAAAAGGTGGCCAGCGTGCGCATCTTTGGCGATGTGGCGATTGTGAGCGGCACCTACCAGATCAAGATTGCCGTGAATGGGGATCCGCGCCAGGAAAATGGGATTTTCACGCACATTTATGTGCAGACGCATGGGCGGTGGCTGTGCGTGAATTCGCAGCGGACGAATGTGATTGACGAGCCGCTAAACCCGGCAAAGAAACGGCACCGGAAGCGGTAG
- the serA gene encoding phosphoglycerate dehydrogenase: MKIVLAEKVSPATLAVFAAEPGWKIVTHDQVKDLHAEVADADGLVVRSAVQVDDALMAAAPKLRVVGRAGVGVDNVDAEAATRRGIVVMNTPGANAVAVAELTLALMIGLARNLPRANATMHAGKWEKKSLQGVELRGKTLGVLGLGRIGLEVARRARSFGMEIIGHDPFVSAAVARENAVRLVSTEDLFREADYLTLHVGLTPQTHGIINETTLATMKKGVRIINCARGELIVEAALADALKSGQVGGAALDVFVTEPPKESPFFGLDNVILTPHIAGSTAEAQEAVGIQIAKQMREYLKLGVVQNAVNLPSLTHEEYLELSPYMTLGEKLGAFLGQFSTGSIESIEISYNGRIAEGKTDLIRNAAIAGVLGHSEQVNRINAASVAEERGIRLHEQKKENAAGGSGNVLKIALHSASGKVSASGTVLHGNSARLLNLDGIDIEAPLEGMLLSLRNLDVPGVIGRVGTILGDHQINIGNFALGRSDRDHHGTALAVIQVDGAVTEQVLQALRGVEAITEVRLVTL, translated from the coding sequence ATGAAGATTGTTCTCGCTGAAAAAGTGTCCCCCGCGACGCTGGCCGTGTTTGCTGCCGAGCCGGGATGGAAGATTGTCACCCACGATCAGGTCAAGGACCTGCACGCCGAGGTCGCCGATGCTGACGGTCTCGTCGTCCGCTCGGCCGTCCAGGTGGATGACGCCCTCATGGCCGCCGCGCCCAAGCTGCGCGTCGTAGGCCGCGCCGGCGTCGGCGTCGACAATGTCGATGCGGAAGCCGCCACCCGCCGCGGCATCGTCGTCATGAATACGCCTGGCGCCAACGCCGTGGCCGTCGCCGAGCTCACGCTCGCTCTCATGATCGGTCTCGCCCGCAACCTGCCCCGCGCCAATGCCACCATGCACGCCGGCAAGTGGGAGAAGAAGTCCCTGCAGGGCGTCGAGCTGCGCGGCAAAACGCTGGGCGTGCTCGGCCTTGGCCGCATCGGCCTTGAGGTTGCCCGCCGCGCCCGCAGCTTCGGCATGGAGATCATCGGTCACGATCCCTTCGTCTCCGCCGCCGTCGCCCGCGAAAACGCCGTTCGCCTCGTCAGCACTGAGGATCTCTTCCGCGAGGCCGACTACCTCACCCTGCACGTGGGCCTCACCCCGCAGACGCACGGCATCATCAACGAGACCACCCTTGCCACCATGAAGAAGGGCGTGCGCATCATCAACTGCGCCCGCGGTGAGCTGATTGTGGAAGCTGCCCTGGCCGACGCTCTCAAGTCCGGCCAGGTGGGCGGCGCCGCGCTCGACGTCTTCGTGACCGAGCCGCCCAAGGAGTCGCCCTTCTTTGGTCTCGACAACGTGATTCTGACGCCGCACATCGCCGGTTCCACCGCCGAGGCGCAGGAGGCTGTCGGCATCCAGATCGCCAAGCAGATGCGCGAGTACCTCAAGCTGGGCGTGGTGCAGAATGCCGTCAACCTGCCCTCGCTCACCCATGAGGAGTACCTGGAGCTCTCGCCCTACATGACGCTCGGCGAAAAGCTCGGCGCATTCCTCGGCCAGTTCTCCACCGGCAGCATCGAGAGCATTGAGATCAGCTACAACGGCCGCATCGCCGAGGGCAAAACCGATCTCATCCGCAATGCCGCCATCGCCGGAGTGCTCGGCCACTCCGAGCAGGTGAACCGCATCAACGCGGCCTCGGTCGCCGAGGAGCGCGGCATCCGCCTGCATGAGCAGAAGAAGGAGAACGCCGCCGGAGGCTCCGGCAACGTGCTCAAAATCGCTCTGCACTCGGCCAGCGGCAAGGTCTCCGCGTCAGGAACGGTGCTGCACGGCAACTCGGCCCGCCTGCTCAACCTTGACGGCATCGACATTGAGGCTCCGCTCGAAGGCATGCTGCTCAGCCTGCGCAATCTCGACGTGCCGGGCGTCATTGGGCGCGTCGGCACCATCCTGGGCGACCACCAGATCAACATCGGCAACTTTGCCCTGGGCCGCTCTGACCGCGACCACCACGGTACAGCGCTGGCCGTCATTCAGGTGGACGGCGCGGTGACCGAGCAGGTGCTGCAAGCCCTGCGCGGCGTCGAGGCGATCACCGAAGTCCGGCTCGTCACGCTGTAA
- a CDS encoding FmdB family zinc ribbon protein, giving the protein MPLYEYRCKQCGHQFEKIQSFSAPELKECPVCQGEVERLLSAPAVQFKGAGWYVTDYAGKNGSNKPKSGSSSESSASAASESSSPAKSESASASSTPAAKSE; this is encoded by the coding sequence GTGCCTCTCTACGAATACCGCTGCAAGCAATGCGGTCATCAGTTTGAGAAGATTCAGAGCTTCAGCGCGCCGGAGCTGAAAGAGTGCCCGGTATGCCAGGGCGAGGTGGAGCGGCTGCTCTCCGCGCCCGCCGTGCAGTTCAAGGGCGCGGGCTGGTACGTGACCGACTACGCCGGTAAAAACGGCTCCAACAAACCCAAGAGCGGCTCCTCCAGCGAAAGCAGCGCCTCGGCCGCGAGCGAAAGCAGCTCCCCGGCCAAGAGCGAAAGCGCGTCGGCCAGCTCCACACCCGCTGCCAAAAGCGAGTAG
- a CDS encoding PDZ domain-containing protein, which translates to MKSIARRMLAATCGCLMAGGFSCWALAAAHPQNTPPQNNGSAAGAPPGYLGVNVRAVDRQMAGALKLTSARGTEIVNVDHDAPAGKVGLCVHDVILAVNGHPVSSEAQLRQILQGTTAGQTVQLRISRDGKVLDVPVQLASRAQVAEDAWPEGSFVVDEFPARPDAIPMPFPKDFGPNVNLHEFAMLGSDGLDVEPLSRQLAQFFGAPKGMGLLVRDVEPNSPAAAAGLKAGDVITAANGLPAASLQAWLMVVSQNQGKPVELRILRNHRVRTIRYTPGGQAHQSALRPMPWDSGPSLEVPAAVLAEMREVAPELEQAVLALERMQPVLVERAEPCPEAGGLPAQVWN; encoded by the coding sequence ATGAAATCAATTGCGCGACGCATGCTGGCAGCCACCTGTGGCTGCCTGATGGCAGGAGGTTTCTCCTGCTGGGCGCTGGCCGCCGCGCACCCCCAGAACACGCCCCCCCAGAACAATGGAAGCGCCGCGGGCGCACCGCCGGGCTACCTGGGTGTGAACGTGCGCGCGGTGGACCGGCAGATGGCCGGGGCGCTCAAGCTGACGTCCGCGCGGGGCACCGAGATCGTGAATGTGGACCATGACGCGCCAGCCGGCAAGGTGGGCCTGTGCGTGCATGACGTGATTCTGGCGGTAAACGGGCATCCGGTATCGAGCGAGGCGCAACTGCGGCAGATATTGCAGGGCACCACAGCGGGGCAGACCGTCCAGTTGCGCATTTCGCGGGATGGAAAAGTGCTGGACGTGCCGGTGCAACTGGCCAGCCGCGCGCAGGTGGCCGAGGATGCGTGGCCGGAGGGCTCGTTTGTGGTGGATGAGTTTCCGGCGCGGCCGGATGCGATTCCCATGCCTTTTCCGAAGGACTTTGGGCCGAATGTGAATCTGCACGAGTTTGCCATGCTGGGCAGCGACGGGCTGGATGTGGAGCCGCTGAGCCGGCAACTGGCGCAGTTTTTTGGCGCGCCGAAGGGCATGGGGCTTCTGGTGCGGGATGTGGAACCGAATAGTCCGGCGGCGGCGGCGGGGCTGAAGGCGGGGGACGTGATTACGGCCGCCAACGGGCTGCCGGCGGCGTCACTGCAGGCGTGGCTGATGGTGGTATCGCAGAACCAGGGCAAGCCGGTGGAGTTGAGAATCCTGCGCAATCACCGGGTGCGGACGATTCGCTATACGCCGGGCGGGCAGGCGCACCAGAGTGCGCTGCGGCCGATGCCCTGGGACAGCGGGCCGTCTCTGGAGGTTCCGGCGGCGGTGCTGGCCGAGATGCGGGAGGTCGCGCCCGAGTTGGAGCAGGCCGTGCTGGCGCTCGAACGGATGCAGCCGGTGCTGGTGGAACGGGCCGAGCCGTGCCCGGAAGCCGGCGGCTTGCCGGCGCAGGTGTGGAACTGA
- a CDS encoding radical SAM protein — MPEVAKPNPAVRRAKAASRKLRELAVVGHALASTGHPVMAQIVPMRRCNLSCAYCNEYDDVSKPVPLEEMLRRIDHLARLGTSIITISGGEPTLHPELDQIIARIRHHGRIAGMITNGYYLVPERIVRLNKAGLDHLQISIDNVQPDEVSKKSLKVLDKKLQNLSEYAEFHVNINSVVGGGIKDPQDALTIGRRAVELGFTSTIGIIHDGDGQLKPLGDAERTVWTEMRSWKKKNYSRFNQFQEAIANGQPNDWRCRAGSRYLYVCEDGLVHYCSQQRGFPGVPLAEYTRADVRREFLTEKTCAPNCTISCVHQISYIDHWRAPQTSSTSPGQGPELVNIRT; from the coding sequence ATGCCTGAAGTCGCAAAACCCAATCCTGCAGTTCGCCGGGCCAAAGCCGCATCGAGAAAGCTGCGCGAACTGGCGGTGGTGGGACACGCCCTGGCTTCGACCGGGCACCCTGTAATGGCGCAGATTGTGCCGATGAGACGGTGCAACCTCTCCTGCGCGTATTGCAACGAGTATGACGATGTGTCAAAGCCGGTGCCGCTGGAAGAGATGCTGCGCCGCATTGACCATCTGGCGAGGCTGGGTACCAGCATCATTACGATCTCGGGCGGCGAGCCAACGCTACATCCGGAACTGGACCAGATCATTGCGCGCATCCGCCATCATGGCCGGATCGCCGGGATGATCACGAATGGCTACTACCTTGTTCCGGAGCGAATTGTGCGGCTGAACAAGGCGGGGCTGGACCATCTGCAGATTTCAATTGATAACGTGCAGCCGGATGAGGTCTCAAAGAAGAGCCTGAAGGTGCTGGACAAGAAGCTGCAGAATCTGTCGGAGTACGCCGAGTTTCACGTGAACATCAACTCGGTGGTGGGCGGGGGCATCAAGGATCCTCAGGATGCGCTGACCATTGGCCGCCGCGCGGTGGAGCTGGGCTTTACCTCGACGATCGGGATTATTCACGACGGAGATGGCCAACTGAAGCCGCTGGGCGACGCCGAGCGCACGGTGTGGACCGAGATGCGGAGCTGGAAGAAGAAGAACTATTCGCGCTTTAACCAGTTTCAGGAAGCGATTGCCAACGGACAGCCGAATGACTGGCGCTGCCGGGCCGGCTCGCGCTACCTCTACGTCTGCGAAGACGGGCTGGTGCATTATTGCTCGCAGCAGCGCGGTTTTCCGGGGGTTCCGCTGGCCGAGTACACGCGGGCCGATGTGCGGCGGGAGTTTTTGACGGAAAAGACCTGCGCGCCGAACTGCACGATCAGTTGTGTTCACCAGATTTCGTATATCGATCACTGGCGCGCTCCGCAGACCTCTTCGACGTCGCCGGGCCAGGGCCCGGAATTAGTGAACATCAGGACGTAG
- a CDS encoding HEAT repeat domain-containing protein — protein sequence MTCEQAQQSISLAVYGELPDEERHLLTQHLVACEACREEYEAVDGLRKAMLLHPLEEPSANLMARARLGLEEALDAVPEDHWWVRAGRRIRLDAMRLGSVPVMASALLVAGLAAGGYGGYRLGAHKLREQQARMILRSLPIQSVKSVPAAAQVTDASETEDARGIDPARAQIANVSQILHNPNSDEVEVRFNRLVPESVEGSIDDPDIRRLLLLGVESPQNPMVRDDSVDLLARQCEMGHCKEGAIRRALMEALRYDHDPGVRMNALAGLEPYVAGDTQVRNAVLETLLHDADPVVRIQAMQLLAPVEADSSVRQVLQTVSMEDENPRIRDVSEQLLEQEPQIQ from the coding sequence ATGACCTGTGAACAGGCCCAACAAAGCATTTCCCTGGCTGTTTATGGGGAGCTTCCGGATGAGGAACGCCATCTGCTGACGCAGCACCTGGTGGCCTGCGAAGCCTGCCGCGAGGAGTATGAAGCGGTGGATGGGCTGCGCAAGGCGATGCTGTTGCATCCGCTGGAAGAGCCCTCGGCCAACCTGATGGCGCGCGCGCGGCTGGGCTTGGAAGAGGCTCTGGATGCGGTGCCGGAAGACCACTGGTGGGTTCGCGCCGGGCGGCGCATCCGGCTGGATGCGATGAGGCTGGGCAGTGTGCCCGTAATGGCCTCGGCGCTGCTGGTGGCCGGGCTGGCCGCGGGCGGCTATGGTGGCTACCGGCTGGGCGCTCATAAGCTGCGCGAGCAGCAGGCTCGAATGATTTTGCGGTCGCTGCCCATTCAAAGCGTGAAGAGTGTGCCCGCCGCGGCGCAGGTGACGGATGCGAGCGAGACGGAGGATGCGCGTGGCATCGATCCGGCGCGGGCGCAGATTGCCAATGTGAGCCAGATTCTGCACAATCCCAACTCGGATGAAGTGGAAGTGAGATTTAACAGGCTGGTCCCGGAGTCGGTGGAAGGCTCGATCGACGATCCGGACATCCGGCGGCTGCTGCTGCTGGGCGTGGAGAGCCCGCAGAACCCGATGGTGCGCGATGACTCGGTCGACCTGCTGGCGCGCCAGTGCGAGATGGGCCACTGCAAGGAAGGCGCGATCCGGCGGGCTCTGATGGAAGCGCTGCGCTACGACCATGATCCTGGAGTGCGGATGAACGCGCTGGCCGGACTGGAGCCGTATGTGGCCGGCGACACGCAGGTACGCAACGCCGTGCTGGAGACGCTGCTGCATGACGCGGACCCGGTGGTGCGCATTCAGGCGATGCAACTGCTGGCTCCGGTGGAAGCGGACTCGAGCGTACGGCAGGTACTGCAGACGGTGTCGATGGAAGACGAGAATCCGCGCATCCGGGATGTTTCAGAGCAACTGCTGGAGCAGGAACCTCAGATACAGTAG
- a CDS encoding GatB/YqeY domain-containing protein, whose protein sequence is MSLVKQIDTDTIAAMKAKDAERTGVLRMVKAAFKTREIEKREPLTDAEAQQVLTTMIKQRRESIEQFQKGGRADLAGKEAWEITVIEAYMPKAASEEEIRQLVEEAIAELAVSGDDLGPKDMGTAMKAVQARIQQKGLRADGRMVSEMVKARLAK, encoded by the coding sequence TTGAGCCTCGTAAAACAGATCGATACCGATACCATTGCGGCGATGAAAGCCAAGGACGCGGAGCGCACCGGCGTGCTGCGCATGGTGAAGGCCGCCTTCAAGACGCGGGAAATTGAGAAGCGGGAGCCGCTGACCGATGCCGAGGCGCAGCAGGTGCTCACGACGATGATCAAGCAGCGGCGCGAGTCGATTGAGCAGTTTCAAAAGGGCGGCCGCGCCGACCTGGCCGGGAAGGAAGCCTGGGAGATCACGGTGATCGAGGCTTACATGCCGAAAGCCGCGAGCGAAGAGGAGATTCGCCAACTGGTCGAAGAGGCGATTGCCGAGCTGGCCGTGAGCGGCGATGATCTTGGCCCCAAGGACATGGGCACGGCGATGAAGGCCGTGCAGGCGCGCATTCAGCAAAAGGGCCTGCGCGCCGATGGCCGCATGGTCAGCGAGATGGTGAAGGCGCGGCTGGCGAAGTAA
- a CDS encoding undecaprenyl-diphosphate phosphatase: MSLLKIVVLAIIQGLAELLPVSSSAHVIVAEKLMGLDVTSPQMTLLLVMLHTGTMFAVIVYFWRSWKESYFSSMAAFRQIAVRIIYATILTAIVYEVLKKILEKTVLHNVAHAHIEDMFGRLNWIAPALFAAGVLILIAGLLRRKEDERNSSTERPRELTMGQAAWIGLVQGICVPFRGFSRSGATISTGMLAGVTKQQSEVFSFALVVVLTPAAIAKEVLRAVHAQHAQALATGTSAGLHVSGLFLPSLLGMIFSFLAGLVALKWLSGWLENGRWYLFGIYCLLASVAVYGFYLHGF, from the coding sequence ATGTCTTTGCTCAAGATTGTGGTGCTCGCCATCATTCAGGGCCTGGCGGAATTGCTGCCTGTCTCCAGTTCGGCGCATGTGATTGTTGCGGAAAAGCTGATGGGGCTCGATGTGACCTCGCCGCAGATGACGCTGCTGCTGGTCATGCTGCATACCGGCACCATGTTTGCCGTCATCGTCTATTTCTGGCGCTCGTGGAAGGAGAGCTACTTCTCGAGCATGGCCGCCTTCCGGCAGATTGCGGTGCGCATCATTTACGCCACCATTCTGACGGCCATCGTCTATGAGGTGCTTAAAAAGATCCTCGAAAAAACGGTGCTGCACAACGTGGCCCACGCCCACATCGAAGACATGTTCGGCCGTCTCAACTGGATCGCCCCGGCACTCTTTGCCGCCGGCGTGCTGATCCTGATTGCAGGACTCCTTCGCCGCAAGGAGGACGAGCGCAACTCCTCCACCGAGCGACCCCGCGAACTGACCATGGGGCAGGCTGCCTGGATCGGGCTGGTGCAGGGCATCTGCGTGCCCTTTCGCGGCTTCTCGCGCTCCGGCGCGACCATCTCCACCGGCATGCTCGCCGGGGTCACCAAGCAGCAGAGCGAGGTCTTCAGCTTCGCGCTGGTGGTGGTGCTCACCCCCGCCGCCATCGCCAAGGAGGTGCTGCGCGCCGTGCATGCGCAACATGCCCAGGCGCTCGCCACCGGCACCTCGGCCGGACTGCACGTCAGCGGACTCTTTCTCCCCAGCCTGCTCGGGATGATCTTCTCGTTCCTCGCCGGCCTGGTAGCCCTGAAGTGGCTGAGCGGCTGGCTCGAAAATGGCCGCTGGTACCTATTCGGCATCTATTGCCTGCTGGCTTCGGTGGCCGTCTACGGCTTCTATCTGCACGGCTTTTAG
- a CDS encoding ribonuclease HI family protein encodes MADQKHSGPWITAYCDGGSRGNPGPAGYGVYLEDEQGQKVDELYEFLGVKTNNVAEYSGLLAALEFALEEGHPCLRVVADSELMVKQMQGKYRVNSPDLRPLYDEAKRRVARLDGFRIEHVLRGKNKHADRLANLAMDEGTRKTVSRPRPASSPASSPAATPAAPAPATTGSLFAQPPASRPAPPATPDRPILGFVKGGVVHLVEGELPEGTFVRITRERK; translated from the coding sequence ATGGCAGATCAAAAGCATTCCGGTCCGTGGATCACCGCCTACTGCGACGGCGGTTCGCGCGGCAATCCCGGACCCGCCGGTTACGGCGTCTATCTCGAAGACGAGCAAGGGCAAAAGGTCGACGAACTCTACGAATTCCTCGGCGTCAAAACCAACAACGTTGCCGAATACTCCGGCCTGCTCGCCGCCCTCGAATTCGCCCTCGAAGAGGGCCACCCCTGCCTGCGCGTCGTCGCCGACTCCGAGCTGATGGTCAAGCAGATGCAGGGGAAGTACCGCGTCAACAGCCCCGATCTGCGCCCGCTTTATGACGAGGCCAAGCGCCGCGTCGCCCGCCTCGACGGCTTCCGTATCGAGCATGTTCTGCGGGGCAAAAACAAGCACGCCGACCGGCTCGCCAACCTCGCCATGGACGAGGGCACCCGCAAGACCGTCAGCCGTCCCCGCCCGGCATCGAGTCCCGCATCCAGCCCGGCCGCAACTCCGGCAGCACCCGCACCGGCCACCACCGGATCGCTCTTTGCCCAGCCCCCGGCCAGCCGTCCCGCGCCGCCCGCGACTCCAGACCGCCCCATCCTCGGCTTCGTCAAAGGCGGAGTCGTCCATCTCGTCGAAGGCGAACTGCCCGAAGGCACCTTCGTCAGAATCACTCGCGAACGCAAATAG